In the genome of Croceimicrobium hydrocarbonivorans, one region contains:
- a CDS encoding type III pantothenate kinase, with product MSALKNNLAAGALHIVIDAGNTRIKVAQYQNQTCEDLHYFEEQKEFEIFLKKFPKEAPCIFSNTGSWDLEVVRQHFDYCLSLNPESPLPYIILYSSPKTLGNDRRALAAAAHRFFPGEACLVLDLGTCLTADFIDAQGNYHGGAISPGLKMRFKSLKHFTANLPKVDWSGIQYPNLVGDSTENSILSGVVRGYAAEISASITQYEEEFGAIRTVITGGDHSLLLPWLKNDIFAPSNFLLNGLDYILEYNLRQK from the coding sequence TTGAGCGCATTGAAAAATAATTTGGCCGCCGGAGCCCTGCATATCGTGATTGATGCTGGTAATACCCGCATCAAAGTGGCTCAATACCAGAATCAAACTTGCGAGGATCTCCACTACTTTGAGGAGCAAAAAGAATTTGAAATTTTTTTAAAAAAGTTTCCGAAAGAGGCTCCTTGCATCTTTTCCAATACCGGTTCCTGGGATTTAGAAGTGGTTCGGCAGCATTTTGACTATTGCTTAAGCCTGAATCCCGAAAGTCCTTTGCCTTATATTATCTTATATAGTAGTCCTAAGACCTTGGGTAATGATCGACGGGCCTTGGCTGCTGCTGCCCATCGATTTTTTCCGGGAGAAGCTTGCCTGGTTCTAGACTTGGGTACCTGCCTTACCGCCGACTTTATCGACGCACAGGGAAATTACCACGGTGGAGCGATCAGTCCGGGATTAAAAATGCGATTTAAATCTCTTAAACATTTTACCGCCAATTTGCCCAAAGTAGATTGGTCGGGTATTCAATATCCGAATTTAGTAGGGGATAGTACCGAAAATTCCATCCTTAGCGGCGTAGTACGAGGTTACGCCGCAGAAATTTCTGCGAGCATCACACAATATGAAGAAGAATTTGGCGCTATTCGAACAGTAATTACGGGAGGAGACCATTCCTTGTTGCTCCCGTGGTTGAAAAATGACATATTTGCACCTTCAAATTTTTTGCTGAACGGCCTTGATTACATCCTTGAGTACAACCTCCGTCAGAAATAG
- a CDS encoding phospholipase D family protein produces MPEFLTSSHLNSKIESIIDNAQDNLFLISPYIKFSPPIKRRLADLKNRPKTRLTIVFGKNNDDLFKSINEEDLEFLRTLPNLELKHEGDLHAKVYMNDSEIILSSMNLYEYSQHNNIEFGVYGTAKGIISSLSSSITGSTSFDQEAVKYFWSVVKNARLIIDIEPQFEKGRVFSADKYKNSITKVDELASRKTSPKKSSSNQAAKMGYCIRTGMSIPFNVKMPFSDKSFKSWERFGDENYPEKYCHFSGESSDGETCFSRPILKKNWKKAMSN; encoded by the coding sequence ATGCCTGAGTTCTTAACCTCGTCACATTTAAATTCAAAAATTGAGTCCATCATAGATAATGCTCAAGACAACCTTTTCCTTATAAGTCCCTATATCAAATTTTCACCACCTATTAAAAGACGGTTAGCTGACTTAAAGAACAGGCCCAAAACAAGACTAACAATTGTTTTCGGTAAAAACAATGATGACCTTTTTAAAAGTATAAATGAGGAGGATTTGGAGTTTCTAAGAACTCTCCCCAATTTAGAGTTAAAGCACGAGGGCGATCTTCATGCTAAAGTCTATATGAACGACTCTGAGATTATTCTTTCCTCCATGAATTTGTATGAATATTCTCAGCACAATAACATAGAGTTTGGAGTATACGGTACGGCAAAGGGAATTATTAGTAGTTTAAGTTCGTCAATAACAGGATCCACTTCATTCGATCAAGAAGCAGTAAAGTACTTCTGGAGTGTGGTTAAAAATGCCCGTCTTATTATTGATATTGAACCTCAATTTGAAAAGGGTAGAGTCTTTAGTGCTGATAAGTACAAAAACTCTATCACCAAAGTGGACGAATTAGCCTCTAGAAAGACTAGTCCTAAAAAATCCTCATCTAACCAGGCCGCTAAAATGGGCTATTGTATTAGGACTGGAATGAGTATACCTTTTAATGTGAAAATGCCTTTTTCAGATAAGTCTTTTAAATCCTGGGAGCGATTTGGCGATGAAAATTATCCTGAAAAATACTGCCATTTTTCCGGAGAATCATCAGATGGTGAAACCTGTTTTTCCAGACCAATTTTAAAAAAGAATTGGAAGAAGGCTATGAGTAATTAA
- a CDS encoding Arm DNA-binding domain-containing protein has product MQKITFSLRPRAEKRADGTSLVYIILRIDGRRKDYSTNQHIPLKNWDKEKQALADGKGLSRLEALEKMKVLELIREKCQQIINDTYLSGLALSHELFERKLNTNNELFELGRFMTDFIERNPDNGGLTDPAKVSYFLTFFVCQLAHEIEDQDDNFFSNEGVQTIMTLEHFLLQWKTVIS; this is encoded by the coding sequence ATGCAGAAAATCACGTTCTCCCTAAGACCGCGGGCAGAAAAGCGCGCCGACGGCACATCGCTTGTGTACATTATTCTTCGAATTGATGGCAGGCGAAAAGACTATTCCACTAACCAGCACATCCCTTTAAAGAATTGGGATAAGGAAAAACAAGCTCTGGCTGATGGTAAGGGCTTATCACGACTAGAGGCACTGGAAAAAATGAAGGTGTTGGAGCTAATCCGTGAGAAATGCCAACAGATCATTAATGACACCTACCTATCAGGTCTAGCTCTATCTCATGAGCTCTTTGAAAGAAAGCTCAATACCAATAATGAGCTTTTTGAGCTAGGTCGCTTCATGACAGATTTCATTGAACGCAATCCTGATAATGGGGGACTTACAGATCCAGCGAAGGTCTCTTACTTTCTTACCTTCTTTGTTTGTCAACTTGCGCATGAAATAGAAGACCAGGACGATAACTTCTTTTCGAATGAAGGTGTGCAGACGATAATGACATTGGAGCACTTTTTACTGCAGTGGAAAACAGTGATCTCCTAA
- a CDS encoding T9SS type A sorting domain-containing protein, translating into MKGCFLFIYIFLIGFSAQAQWTITASDTYTGSQNSAVFTVHNSGDTLLQVGTVITVRPSGVFYPVLSEYEISSGSKIDSVPLQGSGAASVPVGCSWTNDGYYAVSRDSTSQFIGYQNALSKHLEFRRSFDHQGLWSTSGSFLVPNFYGKDIFVNSLGAFWLYNPIRNELNALATLNGDTIMTLDSADMAFKMGVDSTYELLSVYLEGPHWRKSDTSVVYLDFGRRDSFGTFIEFQSKYALFLIDSLKPISSFRDWGIEPNIDYEDFTLIESKVHFNSNNTLDRTIYKRDLLTGNIVDSLKVDSLTYNPDTLQYNPDHYNRFYSRGRFSVYEEEYDYVDTVSGSRTEGFVMLVQKIRLYEDDQMIYERVITDSAKSGFLDTRFLDLIPLPDGGVILNLRVNFDGKRGRIVYIDPQGNHYLHSESVIQPVVDIYPTMVEHKLNVACRSQKYQVLIYGLDGKEVGEYNIETKTDSYQIDLPQLNSGVYYVLISFGENRALRKIVKR; encoded by the coding sequence ATGAAAGGGTGTTTCCTTTTTATCTATATCTTTTTAATAGGGTTTAGCGCCCAAGCACAGTGGACAATTACCGCTAGTGATACGTATACAGGATCCCAAAATAGCGCTGTTTTTACAGTGCATAATTCAGGGGATACCTTATTACAGGTGGGTACGGTAATTACAGTTCGACCCAGCGGTGTGTTTTATCCCGTGTTAAGTGAGTATGAGATCTCTTCCGGAAGTAAAATTGACTCAGTTCCGCTTCAGGGCAGTGGTGCTGCTAGTGTTCCTGTAGGCTGTTCTTGGACTAATGACGGGTATTATGCTGTGTCTAGGGATAGTACTTCTCAGTTTATTGGTTATCAAAATGCTCTATCCAAACATTTAGAATTTAGAAGATCATTTGATCATCAAGGCTTATGGTCTACCAGCGGTTCGTTCTTAGTGCCAAATTTTTATGGCAAGGATATTTTTGTCAATTCCTTAGGGGCATTTTGGTTATACAATCCAATTCGCAATGAGCTGAATGCCCTAGCTACTCTCAACGGAGACACTATAATGACCTTAGATAGTGCAGACATGGCCTTTAAAATGGGCGTAGATAGTACTTATGAATTGTTAAGTGTTTATCTTGAAGGACCTCATTGGCGTAAGTCCGATACCTCGGTTGTTTACCTTGATTTTGGAAGACGAGATTCTTTTGGAACTTTTATTGAGTTTCAATCCAAATATGCCTTATTTCTGATAGATAGTTTGAAACCGATATCGTCATTTAGAGATTGGGGAATTGAGCCAAACATCGATTATGAAGATTTTACCTTAATTGAAAGTAAGGTTCATTTCAACTCTAATAATACCTTGGATAGGACTATTTATAAGAGGGACCTGCTGACCGGTAATATTGTAGATAGTTTAAAAGTTGATTCACTGACCTATAATCCAGATACTTTACAATACAATCCAGATCACTATAATCGTTTTTACTCTCGAGGAAGATTTAGTGTCTATGAAGAGGAGTATGATTATGTGGACACCGTGTCTGGATCTCGCACGGAGGGTTTTGTGATGTTAGTGCAAAAGATTCGCTTATATGAAGATGACCAGATGATATATGAAAGGGTTATCACGGACTCGGCCAAATCAGGTTTTTTAGATACCCGGTTTCTAGATTTAATACCTCTCCCAGATGGGGGAGTCATTCTAAACTTAAGAGTTAATTTTGACGGCAAGAGGGGTAGAATTGTGTATATCGACCCACAAGGCAATCATTATTTGCACTCAGAGTCAGTCATTCAGCCGGTGGTGGATATTTACCCAACAATGGTTGAGCACAAACTAAACGTGGCTTGTCGTTCTCAAAAATATCAGGTTTTGATATATGGTCTTGATGGGAAAGAAGTTGGTGAGTATAATATTGAAACTAAAACCGATTCATATCAAATTGATCTTCCGCAATTGAATTCAGGGGTGTATTATGTTCTTATAAGTTTTGGTGAGAATCGAGCACTTCGGAAGATTGTTAAGAGGTAA
- a CDS encoding T9SS type A sorting domain-containing protein: MKIFRLICLLTILFGPYSLISQEHLGQKLGGFFEQLYGGSTDEEAIDICSSQQDYLVTGWTDVNTEGVTKDATIWYIDNLGRKNYKIFYGSGEKDEVATGVTDINSEYMAICVHSSSSWIQDSVQPNDFMVVYMLEVATGLMEWRDTLMFEDEGVAPVDIHYDGAEHIYALYNRRDPSGRVSNQIAKYDLGGNLIWISDSYYTQGHGQWASELLLTSSSLVIMPYSYYTKSPEAVEFNTSGVIINQNDFVSEQETRIYGLIEESSSGNIIGAGYTVDDEDDINSYLLEITPSLAFSQSESFGQAGVEKFRDLVETVDGLIAAGVRNNEGEGSYDCYIHHFDNNWQTDLEETFGGINSDRLSSLMIDATETKAFFAGYNTEYGITTSGNAYLGGITTKLGVVQASCDFPRILFIDDLVDDNDQDTPDNLLNYNAIISTCSTHNINTVFLYDVDKIYHPTNPSIQDVKDDLDVFLNALLGAQIKVGFIVGPEIDKVRNLTDIMKGVTQNNTNFAGKINYIMLEHEFWGNNSNYSGFVPLSVLNNSDYGFNWSSNPYPSGTDNKKNHYFWHLTKDHETLLEEINTQLPNNANWWASFDYISYLKNSGFTNATYYDYNSNANGLGTLTTLTGSDPVMQHREGLVEHFLPLVDYTFLVNYRDASNSKHFMTSGGNLVPNFDVSSPNSTLSNSDWLKRLQAYSNKANLSKNSSTFYYINLQSNEETVCSDVGANKLGNWLGGANSYNRAEQAYVDQLQNLSSTCISCGTNSEVVAHAWFDYSCHTSNSSFSNYGLVSGCSTQISIEEQNSSSAGLSVYPNPSNGQLKISGLNNKKEVAFFSLIDVSGRVLLSGPVPADNTVNLPSHLKGLFMLKIEHGSNSTSFRVILN, from the coding sequence ATGAAAATATTTAGATTAATTTGTCTTTTGACTATTCTCTTTGGCCCGTATTCTTTGATTTCCCAAGAGCACCTAGGGCAAAAATTAGGTGGGTTTTTTGAGCAGTTATACGGAGGTTCGACAGATGAAGAAGCGATAGATATATGCTCTTCTCAACAAGATTATTTAGTTACAGGCTGGACTGATGTTAACACGGAAGGTGTTACTAAAGATGCAACCATATGGTATATAGATAATCTAGGTAGAAAAAACTACAAGATATTCTATGGATCTGGAGAAAAGGATGAAGTTGCAACTGGGGTAACGGACATTAATTCCGAATATATGGCTATATGCGTTCACTCAAGTAGTAGTTGGATTCAAGATTCCGTTCAGCCAAATGATTTTATGGTAGTCTACATGCTTGAGGTAGCTACAGGTTTAATGGAGTGGAGAGACACTTTAATGTTTGAGGATGAAGGAGTGGCCCCTGTAGATATCCATTATGACGGAGCGGAACACATTTATGCGCTATACAATAGAAGAGATCCTTCTGGAAGGGTTTCAAATCAAATTGCAAAATATGACTTAGGTGGCAATTTAATATGGATCTCAGATTCATACTACACTCAAGGGCATGGGCAATGGGCTAGTGAATTACTTCTGACGTCCAGCTCGTTGGTGATAATGCCCTACAGTTACTACACTAAGTCGCCTGAGGCTGTAGAATTCAATACTTCAGGAGTTATTATTAATCAGAATGACTTTGTCTCAGAGCAAGAGACTCGTATTTACGGTTTGATAGAGGAGTCATCTTCGGGTAATATTATTGGTGCGGGATATACTGTGGATGATGAGGATGATATTAATTCTTATTTACTAGAAATAACCCCTTCATTAGCATTTAGCCAGTCAGAGTCATTTGGTCAGGCGGGCGTAGAAAAATTTAGAGATTTAGTAGAGACCGTGGATGGCTTAATTGCAGCAGGTGTTAGAAATAATGAAGGAGAGGGTAGCTATGATTGTTATATTCATCATTTTGACAATAACTGGCAAACAGATCTCGAAGAAACATTTGGAGGCATCAATTCAGATAGGCTAAGTTCCTTAATGATTGACGCAACTGAAACTAAGGCATTTTTCGCAGGCTACAATACAGAGTATGGTATAACTACTAGCGGTAATGCATATTTGGGGGGAATAACAACTAAACTAGGAGTAGTCCAGGCATCTTGTGACTTCCCCAGAATTTTATTTATTGATGATTTGGTTGATGACAATGATCAAGACACACCTGATAACCTTTTAAACTATAATGCGATTATCTCAACATGTTCAACTCATAACATCAATACCGTATTTTTATATGATGTTGACAAAATATACCATCCTACCAATCCTTCAATACAAGATGTAAAAGACGATTTAGATGTTTTTTTAAATGCCTTATTAGGAGCTCAAATAAAGGTAGGTTTCATAGTGGGGCCTGAAATTGATAAAGTAAGAAACTTAACAGACATAATGAAAGGGGTAACCCAGAATAACACAAATTTTGCCGGTAAAATAAATTACATTATGCTTGAGCACGAGTTTTGGGGAAATAATAGCAATTACTCTGGATTTGTTCCTCTAAGTGTTTTGAATAACTCGGACTATGGGTTTAATTGGTCATCAAATCCATATCCTTCTGGGACTGATAATAAAAAGAATCACTATTTCTGGCACCTAACTAAGGATCATGAGACACTTTTAGAAGAGATAAATACTCAATTGCCAAATAATGCAAACTGGTGGGCTTCTTTTGACTATATAAGCTATCTAAAGAATTCTGGATTTACAAATGCAACTTATTATGACTACAACAGTAATGCAAACGGATTAGGTACTTTAACTACACTTACAGGTTCAGACCCAGTAATGCAACATCGAGAAGGCTTAGTAGAGCATTTCTTACCTTTAGTAGACTATACGTTTTTAGTAAACTATAGAGATGCAAGTAATTCCAAGCATTTCATGACTAGTGGCGGTAATCTTGTTCCAAATTTTGATGTTTCTTCACCTAATTCCACTTTAAGCAATTCAGATTGGTTAAAGCGATTGCAAGCCTATTCGAATAAGGCTAATCTATCAAAAAACTCTAGTACATTTTATTACATCAACCTACAGTCAAACGAAGAAACTGTATGCTCGGATGTGGGTGCCAACAAGCTCGGGAACTGGCTGGGTGGTGCAAATTCCTACAATAGGGCTGAACAAGCATATGTAGATCAGCTTCAAAACTTGAGTTCAACATGCATATCATGTGGAACAAACAGTGAAGTTGTAGCTCACGCTTGGTTTGATTATAGTTGCCATACAAGTAATAGCTCATTTTCTAACTATGGCTTAGTTTCTGGATGTAGTACCCAAATAAGTATTGAGGAACAAAACTCTTCAAGTGCGGGATTGAGCGTATACCCTAACCCAAGTAATGGACAGTTAAAGATTTCTGGTTTAAACAATAAAAAAGAGGTTGCTTTTTTCAGTTTAATCGATGTTTCAGGAAGAGTTTTACTTTCAGGTCCAGTTCCTGCAGATAATACAGTTAACTTACCCTCTCATTTAAAGGGGTTATTTATGTTGAAAATTGAACATGGAAGCAATTCAACTAGTTTCAGAGTTATTTTAAATTAA
- a CDS encoding sensor histidine kinase — protein MQRNFKWEEYLTNPWLMGVVSVILSVSVYGLILLFVDLQEPMMGLYMSTIIPALVAPPIAILIRRSVRQVKEKNRELAELNATNKKLFSLLSHDLRSPIASLKSVMDLLIEQRLSEEEAREMFKDLSHKTERVLDFLNDILTWSLKQSELKPMQADYFQVKDSIESILELFEDQRRAKHINLDTQNLNEAVFADKDSFAFVFRNVYHNALKFTPDGGEIQVYTEVKDGKLHTVVADSGVGMNDETIETVLNPEKWFSTKGTHDESGTGFGISSSLNYLRDNHGELRIESEPGKGSRFIIVLPQVAEMA, from the coding sequence ATGCAGCGTAATTTTAAATGGGAGGAGTATTTAACTAACCCTTGGTTAATGGGGGTGGTTTCGGTGATCTTATCTGTTTCGGTTTACGGTCTGATTTTACTTTTTGTGGACTTGCAAGAGCCAATGATGGGCTTGTACATGTCTACTATTATTCCAGCTCTGGTTGCGCCACCCATTGCGATTTTAATTCGCAGAAGCGTTCGCCAGGTGAAGGAGAAGAATCGCGAGTTGGCCGAATTAAATGCGACCAATAAGAAGCTCTTTTCTCTGCTATCACATGATTTACGCAGTCCGATTGCCTCCCTTAAATCAGTAATGGACTTATTGATTGAGCAACGCTTGAGTGAGGAGGAAGCGCGAGAAATGTTTAAAGATCTTTCGCATAAGACAGAGCGAGTGCTGGATTTTCTGAACGATATTTTGACCTGGTCTTTGAAGCAAAGTGAGTTGAAACCAATGCAGGCCGACTATTTCCAGGTGAAGGATTCCATTGAATCCATTTTGGAATTATTTGAAGATCAAAGACGGGCCAAGCATATTAATCTAGATACCCAAAACTTGAATGAAGCGGTATTTGCAGATAAAGACAGCTTTGCCTTTGTATTTCGCAATGTTTATCACAATGCCTTGAAGTTTACTCCGGACGGAGGAGAGATTCAGGTATACACCGAGGTGAAGGATGGTAAGCTTCACACTGTGGTGGCCGATAGTGGGGTAGGAATGAATGATGAAACTATCGAAACCGTTTTGAATCCCGAAAAGTGGTTTAGCACCAAGGGCACCCATGATGAATCAGGCACTGGCTTTGGCATTAGTTCCTCCTTAAATTACCTGCGCGACAATCACGGTGAACTGCGCATCGAAAGCGAACCAGGCAAAGGCTCTCGTTTTATAATCGTATTGCCACAAGTGGCCGAAATGGCCTAG
- a CDS encoding sensor histidine kinase, giving the protein MSQARNREIEALQARILQRALDVFFVLALLATAVLGVRTYLFQEWTTLIVVLAVATMLFFMRRYREKIPSGYISTTLVSTIFIVLAAGLFRLGLLAAAIYYITLVPIFTYLTTTYRKALYTLGLCLFMYGSFAFLYVQGILKADYNLDEYVTNPISWLLNMTIVALTSLAILDIVNFFRNGLLQSYSELEKHRDHLEESVAEKTANLHHVNEELQSSNRELQTKLKELKEAQNQLLAKEKLASLGMLTAGIAHEIKNPLNYISSSHKLLESRLKEEGQIDAEVEQLLSFIETGSSKMNGIIKGLNHFSREQENYDETCNIPEILESCLNMLSHLTSGRIEIREDYQSDLPLIYGNVGKLHQVFTNLITNAAQAIEGKGTIHLEVNASADAICTKISDSGSGISAENLKKIQDPFFTTKAPGIGTGLGLSITRRIIEEHQGKILFQSEIGKGTTVEVYLPYALTETKASIVKENDA; this is encoded by the coding sequence ATGTCTCAGGCTAGGAACAGGGAGATTGAAGCATTACAGGCTCGGATTTTACAACGAGCACTAGACGTATTTTTTGTCTTGGCATTATTGGCTACCGCCGTATTGGGGGTACGTACCTATCTGTTTCAAGAATGGACTACCTTAATTGTGGTGCTGGCTGTGGCTACTATGCTTTTTTTCATGCGACGCTACCGTGAAAAAATTCCCAGTGGCTATATTTCTACTACCCTGGTATCCACCATTTTTATCGTTTTAGCGGCCGGTTTATTTAGACTTGGGCTCTTAGCGGCGGCCATTTATTATATAACCCTGGTCCCCATCTTCACCTACCTTACCACTACTTATCGTAAAGCGCTTTATACCTTGGGACTTTGCCTCTTTATGTATGGAAGCTTTGCTTTTCTATATGTTCAAGGGATACTAAAAGCCGACTATAATTTGGATGAGTATGTTACGAATCCCATTTCTTGGCTCCTTAATATGACTATTGTGGCTTTAACCAGTCTGGCCATTTTAGATATTGTAAACTTCTTCCGCAATGGCTTGCTCCAATCCTATTCTGAATTGGAAAAACATCGGGATCATCTGGAAGAGTCTGTAGCCGAGAAAACCGCTAATTTGCATCATGTCAACGAAGAGTTACAAAGCTCCAATCGCGAATTACAGACCAAACTTAAGGAGCTTAAAGAAGCGCAAAATCAACTCTTAGCCAAAGAAAAACTCGCTTCCTTGGGTATGCTCACCGCTGGTATTGCTCATGAAATTAAAAATCCATTAAACTACATCAGCAGCTCTCACAAATTACTAGAGTCTCGATTAAAAGAAGAGGGACAAATAGACGCTGAAGTAGAACAACTATTGAGTTTTATCGAAACAGGTAGCAGCAAGATGAATGGCATCATTAAAGGCCTTAATCACTTTAGCCGCGAACAGGAAAACTACGATGAAACCTGCAATATTCCAGAAATCCTGGAGAGCTGCCTCAATATGCTGAGTCACCTTACCTCAGGACGGATAGAAATTAGGGAAGACTATCAGAGTGACTTACCCCTCATTTATGGTAATGTAGGGAAACTGCATCAGGTATTTACCAATTTGATCACCAATGCGGCCCAAGCCATTGAAGGTAAGGGTACTATTCATTTAGAGGTTAACGCTTCCGCGGATGCGATTTGCACCAAGATTAGCGATAGTGGCTCGGGCATTTCTGCAGAAAATTTAAAAAAGATTCAGGATCCCTTCTTCACCACCAAGGCACCAGGAATTGGTACTGGCCTGGGTTTGAGTATTACCCGTCGCATTATTGAAGAACATCAGGGGAAAATTCTCTTTCAATCTGAAATAGGTAAAGGAACCACAGTGGAAGTCTATCTACCTTATGCCCTTACTGAAACCAAGGCTTCGATTGTAAAGGAAAATGATGCTTAA
- a CDS encoding sensor histidine kinase — MVFRLQAQNAQPEQNPYTDSLKDLMYATLDRGHIDSSLEFNTALIRYYRDKGEDYEYVRQNINRAEILRMIGGREEALRVLESVEELCLSLPLSTVRSSFYNRKAAILHESKEHMAALDAVHESQRIDSLKGYKWRLSSNLMLEGALYRDLFEFEKARDVLLEAYELALAENDTDELSSAAYNLTLLSSRLGIYEDAVRYGRQYLSYGPHYEVSITYGDVIHIVAKAYEELQQFDSAFYYLDSVYGIRMRRMQQIIDDNADKYKVVNQLEKERLENSVLQSEQDQSHLQLLILFLAVIVAILLIHFANKQRLHYKKLNSKQEEFNRELQESLEFKNKLISIVAHDIRNPMASLKGLIHVYNEGLVEEQDLRHMMGGLEATVGNVDLLLENLLNWVRTQSESLQAYREEIQIRTLVHTAISEAQAQLKAKNIHVSLAEMGEGDVVMSDPNFVSFALRNVLSNAIKFSEENSTITISCSHSEDMDCLEIRDYGRGMNADTLERLRANSITRSGNGTGNEKGTGLGIGLSMEFLEKVGGMLEIDSELGEGTRVRICLPRIGNQ, encoded by the coding sequence ATGGTTTTCAGACTTCAAGCCCAAAATGCTCAGCCCGAACAAAATCCGTATACAGATTCATTAAAGGATTTAATGTACGCTACCCTGGATCGAGGTCATATCGATTCAAGCCTGGAGTTCAATACTGCCTTGATTCGCTATTATCGTGATAAAGGCGAAGACTATGAATATGTAAGGCAAAATATTAATCGGGCGGAAATCCTTCGCATGATTGGTGGTCGGGAAGAGGCTTTGCGTGTTTTGGAGTCAGTAGAGGAATTATGCCTTTCTCTTCCTTTATCAACTGTTCGATCGAGCTTTTACAATCGTAAGGCTGCCATTTTACATGAGTCGAAAGAGCATATGGCTGCTTTGGATGCAGTGCATGAATCACAAAGAATTGATTCCCTTAAAGGTTATAAATGGCGATTGAGTTCTAACTTGATGCTTGAGGGAGCCCTGTATCGCGACCTATTTGAATTTGAAAAGGCCAGAGATGTATTATTGGAAGCCTATGAATTAGCCTTAGCTGAAAATGATACGGATGAACTATCATCAGCTGCTTACAACTTAACCTTGTTGTCCTCCCGTCTCGGTATTTATGAAGATGCGGTCCGCTATGGGAGACAATACTTAAGTTATGGCCCTCATTATGAGGTGAGTATTACCTATGGTGATGTGATTCATATTGTAGCAAAGGCCTACGAAGAATTGCAGCAATTTGATTCGGCATTTTATTATTTGGATTCTGTATATGGAATCCGCATGCGAAGAATGCAGCAAATCATTGATGATAATGCTGATAAATACAAGGTAGTTAACCAATTGGAAAAGGAGCGCCTTGAAAATTCGGTGTTGCAGTCAGAGCAGGACCAGAGTCATTTGCAATTGCTGATTTTGTTTTTGGCGGTCATCGTTGCTATTCTCTTGATTCACTTTGCCAATAAGCAGCGTTTGCATTATAAGAAGCTGAATTCTAAGCAAGAAGAGTTTAATCGGGAGCTACAAGAAAGTTTGGAGTTTAAGAATAAGCTTATAAGCATTGTAGCTCATGATATTCGCAATCCTATGGCCTCCTTAAAAGGATTAATTCATGTGTATAATGAAGGTCTGGTTGAAGAACAAGACTTACGCCACATGATGGGTGGTCTGGAGGCTACGGTTGGCAATGTAGATTTGCTTTTAGAGAATCTCCTTAATTGGGTACGTACCCAAAGTGAATCACTTCAGGCTTATCGCGAAGAAATTCAAATTCGGACTCTGGTGCATACTGCAATTTCCGAAGCCCAAGCTCAATTGAAGGCTAAAAACATCCACGTGAGTTTAGCGGAAATGGGAGAGGGCGACGTGGTAATGTCGGATCCTAATTTTGTCTCTTTTGCACTTCGGAATGTTTTAAGCAATGCCATCAAGTTTTCGGAGGAGAATTCTACTATTACTATAAGTTGCTCTCATTCAGAAGATATGGATTGCCTGGAAATCCGTGATTATGGACGGGGTATGAATGCCGATACACTGGAGCGTCTGCGAGCCAATAGCATAACCCGCAGCGGTAATGGAACCGGGAATGAAAAAGGTACCGGTTTAGGCATTGGTTTAAGTATGGAATTCCTTGAAAAAGTGGGGGGTATGCTGGAAATTGATTCAGAGCTAGGCGAAGGAACTCGAGTTAGAATTTGCTTACCTCGTATTGGGAATCAGTAA